One genomic window of Corynebacterium pseudotuberculosis includes the following:
- a CDS encoding metal ABC transporter permease — protein MSFAVSVSVLALVVSLTAAIPGIVLVLRRQAMLSDALSHAVLPGIAVAALWTASPDDPLLLVGATLSGVAVIALTEWIRDRKKVTEDSATGLVFPAFFAIGVIIISMRFNNSTISEHTVLVGDLNIAALNHWVAWGIDFGPKSAWTIGVVGLVALGVVILARRPLMISTFDPTFAAAVGIRTRLLNYLVMVLVSLTIVVVFDAAGAVLAVALMIVPAAAALMVTRSETAMVVVTLIIAAASSQVGFWVAYRIDAATSPTMAFVDGLICLALWIGVRVLRKRKEVHVRADVV, from the coding sequence ATGAGTTTTGCAGTATCTGTCTCGGTTTTGGCGCTCGTTGTCTCTTTAACCGCGGCGATTCCCGGTATCGTGCTGGTTTTGCGTCGACAAGCTATGCTTTCCGACGCCCTCTCCCACGCCGTTTTGCCAGGCATCGCGGTGGCAGCGCTCTGGACTGCTTCTCCCGATGATCCACTTTTGCTGGTGGGTGCGACGCTAAGCGGTGTTGCGGTGATTGCTCTTACCGAGTGGATTCGGGATCGAAAGAAGGTCACAGAAGACAGCGCAACCGGTTTAGTATTTCCCGCATTCTTTGCCATTGGCGTGATTATCATCTCCATGCGCTTTAATAACTCCACGATCTCGGAACATACGGTGCTGGTCGGAGACCTCAATATTGCTGCCCTTAATCATTGGGTGGCGTGGGGAATCGATTTTGGTCCGAAGAGCGCATGGACAATAGGTGTGGTGGGGCTTGTGGCATTAGGGGTTGTCATTCTGGCGCGTAGACCCTTGATGATCTCTACCTTTGACCCCACATTTGCTGCAGCCGTAGGGATTCGGACTCGCTTGTTGAATTACCTGGTCATGGTGCTGGTTTCTTTGACCATCGTGGTAGTTTTCGACGCAGCCGGCGCAGTTTTAGCGGTGGCCTTGATGATTGTCCCGGCGGCAGCAGCGCTGATGGTTACTCGTTCGGAGACTGCAATGGTGGTGGTGACGTTGATCATCGCTGCTGCCAGTTCACAGGTTGGTTTCTGGGTAGCGTATCGGATTGACGCTGCGACGTCTCCGACGATGGCGTTTGTGGATGGCCTCATCTGCTTAGCTCTATGGATTGGTGTCCGTGTGCTGCGCAAGCGTAAAGAGGTTCACGTGCGGGCGGATGTTGTTTAG
- a CDS encoding metal ABC transporter substrate-binding protein, with the protein MNRSFFRNTCAAIAVVGLLSASACAADNKETAPVKNSSSPKIFATTGYIGDAVKNVAPDADLTVMVGPGGDPHTYQPSTSDVKAMQEADVVFWSGLGMEANMIDQLKGLGDKQIALAEQIPENMLLPWEEDGDHESHSHEGHEHEGHSHGAWDPHVWNSTDNWKLVVDQIVKKMSAADPDKADTYKTNGAEYNKKIDETKAYVQERINTIPADQRTLVSGHDAFRYFGKQFGLEIKATDFVTSDAQRSASELNELAEFIVEHKVPVIFQDASANPQAVKSLEENVAAKGGKVTVSSAELYSDSLGATAPADTYTGALRYNADTIAAAYKG; encoded by the coding sequence ATGAATCGCTCATTTTTCCGAAACACGTGTGCTGCCATTGCGGTAGTTGGATTGCTCTCTGCCTCTGCTTGCGCTGCCGATAACAAAGAGACGGCGCCAGTTAAGAACAGCTCTTCGCCTAAAATCTTTGCCACCACCGGGTACATCGGAGACGCGGTGAAAAATGTGGCTCCTGATGCAGACCTCACTGTAATGGTGGGGCCTGGCGGCGATCCTCATACTTATCAGCCTTCCACCTCGGATGTGAAGGCTATGCAGGAAGCGGATGTGGTGTTCTGGTCCGGATTGGGCATGGAAGCCAATATGATTGACCAGCTTAAGGGATTGGGCGACAAGCAGATTGCGCTGGCCGAACAGATACCAGAAAATATGTTGTTGCCGTGGGAGGAAGACGGCGATCATGAGAGCCACAGCCACGAAGGCCACGAGCACGAGGGCCACAGCCACGGGGCCTGGGACCCACATGTGTGGAACTCTACTGACAACTGGAAGCTCGTTGTTGACCAGATAGTCAAGAAGATGTCTGCTGCAGATCCTGATAAGGCTGACACCTATAAGACCAACGGCGCGGAATACAACAAGAAGATCGACGAGACCAAAGCTTATGTACAGGAGAGGATCAACACTATTCCTGCCGATCAGCGCACGCTAGTTTCTGGACACGATGCGTTCCGTTATTTTGGCAAGCAGTTTGGTCTAGAGATTAAGGCAACCGACTTTGTCACCTCGGACGCTCAAAGGTCTGCTTCCGAGCTCAATGAGTTGGCAGAGTTCATTGTGGAGCATAAGGTCCCAGTCATCTTCCAAGATGCCTCTGCTAACCCACAGGCCGTAAAGTCCCTGGAAGAGAATGTGGCTGCTAAGGGCGGAAAAGTTACTGTGAGTAGCGCAGAGCTATACAGTGACTCTCTCGGAGCTACTGCTCCCGCGGACACTTACACCGGTGCGCTGCGTTATAACGCGGATACTATTGCTGCTGCCTACAAGGGCTAA
- a CDS encoding phosphatase PAP2 family protein — protein sequence MEVPSSHAKVSAQRWWTAIIGVLAVAIIGLGVRSLTSDLFITQAMNNQRKGAIESLVDAVYYGLEPAYSLVLTLVISALVGIACKQVRIGLQCAVAIAITWVPVVFVKMLIERPRPSSDLLAHPIPVTPGDWSFPSGHTTYVTALAMMLMLTVGARLPLILRALLVLCAVLVIAGVVLTMGVHYLTDVVAAVIWSTTMAPLVWNLVDNAGRRLWFSRFENAGRPSV from the coding sequence ATGGAAGTACCATCCTCTCACGCAAAGGTGAGTGCTCAGCGGTGGTGGACTGCGATTATCGGAGTTCTAGCGGTAGCGATTATCGGGCTAGGGGTTAGATCACTAACCAGCGATCTTTTTATCACCCAAGCCATGAATAATCAGAGAAAAGGGGCAATTGAGAGCCTTGTAGATGCTGTTTACTATGGTTTGGAACCCGCTTATTCGCTGGTACTCACGCTGGTAATTTCTGCGCTGGTGGGCATTGCGTGCAAACAAGTCCGAATAGGGCTGCAATGCGCAGTGGCCATTGCGATCACCTGGGTGCCAGTAGTTTTTGTAAAGATGCTTATTGAGCGTCCTCGCCCTAGCTCAGACTTGCTTGCTCACCCCATACCGGTAACGCCAGGGGATTGGTCGTTTCCTAGCGGGCACACGACGTATGTGACGGCTTTAGCCATGATGCTGATGCTTACGGTGGGTGCTCGGCTGCCTTTGATCCTACGGGCCCTTCTGGTGCTCTGCGCTGTTCTAGTTATCGCAGGCGTGGTGCTTACCATGGGCGTGCACTACCTCACGGATGTAGTTGCTGCTGTTATCTGGAGCACCACGATGGCCCCGCTCGTGTGGAACCTTGTAGATAACGCGGGGCGACGTCTGTGGTTTAGTCGTTTTGAGAACGCTGGCCGCCCCAGCGTTTAG
- the wzt gene encoding galactan export ABC transporter ATP-binding subunit Wzt/RfbE, translating to MVSIDTYNACVDFPIFDAKSRSMKKAFLGAAGGAIGRNKDNTVVVEALRDVNLHLKEGDRIGLVGHNGAGKSTLLRLLSGIYEPTRGSAHVRGRVAPVFDLGVGMDPEISGFENIVIRGLFLGQTRKQMKQKMDEIAEFTELGDYLAMPLRTYSTGMRIRLALGVVTSIEPEILLLDEGIGAVDAAFMAKARERLSDLVQRSGILVFASHSNDFLVQLCDSALWIDHGTVRQAGAVDDIVEAYEGKGAADHVRRLQKRIREESK from the coding sequence ATGGTTTCCATTGATACCTATAACGCCTGCGTTGATTTCCCCATATTCGACGCAAAATCGCGTTCTATGAAGAAGGCATTCCTAGGCGCCGCAGGTGGCGCCATTGGGCGAAACAAAGACAATACCGTGGTCGTGGAGGCGCTTCGAGACGTAAACCTGCACCTCAAAGAGGGTGACCGCATCGGCCTCGTAGGCCATAACGGTGCCGGAAAATCCACACTCTTACGTCTACTCTCCGGAATTTATGAGCCCACCCGTGGCTCCGCTCATGTCCGCGGACGCGTCGCCCCTGTTTTTGACCTCGGCGTAGGCATGGACCCGGAGATCTCGGGGTTTGAAAACATCGTGATCCGCGGCCTGTTCCTGGGGCAGACACGCAAGCAGATGAAGCAAAAAATGGATGAGATCGCCGAGTTCACCGAACTAGGCGACTACCTAGCCATGCCCCTGCGTACATACTCCACTGGCATGCGTATTCGTCTTGCTCTCGGGGTAGTCACCTCGATTGAGCCCGAAATTTTGCTTCTCGACGAAGGCATCGGCGCCGTCGACGCCGCCTTTATGGCTAAGGCCCGCGAACGCCTCTCCGACCTAGTGCAGCGGTCTGGCATCCTCGTTTTTGCCTCTCACTCCAACGATTTCCTTGTCCAGCTCTGTGACTCAGCTCTTTGGATTGACCACGGAACGGTGAGGCAGGCAGGGGCCGTTGATGACATCGTAGAAGCCTACGAAGGCAAAGGCGCCGCAGACCACGTACGACGCCTGCAAAAGCGCATCCGCGAAGAGTCTAAATAG
- the wzm gene encoding galactan export ABC transporter permease subunit Wzm/RfbD, protein MQEQTKVNNPESLESMIARITHADHVDPKPSRSKTLAAAWSDLVRGFKQHELWLQLGWQDIKQRYRRSVLGPLWITIATGVMALALGLLYSVLFKIPVAEFLPHVTVGLIMWNFISGCIKEGAEVFITNEGLIKQLPSALSVHVYRLVWKQTLFLFHNMVIWFILMLVFPRPLGWDILLGIPAIALLVVNGVWVSMFFGIIATRYRDFSPLLEALTQLLFYVTPIVWTTQTLYAQGGAVSERAKLAMLNPLYHYMEVVRAPLIGAPINPLNWYVVIGCTVVGTFLAMLAMKQWRFRVSYWV, encoded by the coding sequence GTGCAGGAACAGACCAAAGTAAATAATCCCGAGAGTCTCGAGTCAATGATCGCTCGCATCACGCATGCGGATCACGTTGACCCCAAGCCATCGCGGTCCAAAACCTTGGCAGCCGCATGGTCTGACCTCGTCCGCGGATTCAAGCAACACGAGCTCTGGCTACAGCTCGGATGGCAAGACATTAAGCAACGCTACCGCAGAAGCGTCCTAGGGCCATTATGGATCACCATCGCCACTGGCGTCATGGCGCTTGCCCTGGGATTGCTCTACTCTGTGCTATTTAAGATCCCCGTTGCCGAGTTCCTCCCCCACGTCACCGTGGGCCTTATCATGTGGAACTTCATCTCCGGATGCATTAAAGAAGGCGCCGAGGTCTTTATCACCAATGAGGGGCTGATCAAGCAACTTCCCTCTGCCCTTTCCGTACACGTGTACCGATTGGTATGGAAGCAAACGCTCTTCCTCTTCCACAACATGGTGATTTGGTTCATCCTGATGCTGGTATTCCCACGCCCCTTGGGCTGGGACATCCTCCTAGGAATTCCTGCCATCGCATTGCTCGTGGTTAACGGTGTATGGGTGTCCATGTTCTTTGGCATCATCGCTACCCGCTACCGCGACTTCTCCCCTCTTCTTGAGGCCCTCACACAGCTCTTGTTCTATGTCACCCCCATTGTGTGGACCACACAGACCCTCTACGCCCAAGGCGGAGCTGTCTCTGAGCGCGCAAAGCTGGCTATGCTCAACCCCCTTTATCACTACATGGAGGTTGTGCGTGCCCCATTAATCGGCGCCCCCATCAATCCATTGAACTGGTACGTTGTCATCGGATGCACAGTCGTAGGCACATTCCTAGCCATGCTCGCAATGAAACAGTGGCGCTTCCGTGTGAGCTACTGGGTATAG
- a CDS encoding aminotransferase class V-fold PLP-dependent enzyme: MVFDVARVRGAYTSVSGTWTYLNAQEQPQIPERVSSAVSRGFRSAPLAAEIERGAGSHALLQRAGRFIADDHFYSARMAIADMTGTSADAVLLGPSRDVLFARLSRALRPLLRRGSSAVFSRTDSCGLDLDAEIRWAEPDLGTGEVPAWQFSKLVDGSTRVVALSAASRQVGTINPILEIAEYVHDSSRAWVLVDATPLAGHRPITREALGADIISVDCEAFGGPQVAALAFRDTTMFPRIDMEVFDTPVAAGLAAGVSAAVDYLADLDEDARGTRRYRLAQGVESAANYLGWLGTYLVDSIESLPNTHVFGVTGEAAAGSDVDRIPHATFCINGVPADMIQQRLINNGLVATVAEADPLLTAMGVGDTKGAISVGLGPYNTVADVDQLIRVVASLA, translated from the coding sequence ATGGTGTTTGACGTAGCTCGTGTTCGAGGTGCTTATACCTCCGTGAGCGGTACTTGGACTTATCTCAATGCGCAGGAGCAACCACAAATTCCGGAACGGGTGTCATCTGCTGTTTCGCGAGGTTTTCGCAGTGCGCCGTTGGCAGCAGAAATTGAGAGAGGCGCCGGTTCTCATGCGTTGTTGCAACGCGCGGGGCGCTTTATTGCAGACGATCACTTTTATTCTGCACGAATGGCGATTGCGGATATGACAGGAACCTCAGCAGACGCGGTGCTCCTGGGGCCGAGCCGTGACGTGCTTTTTGCACGGTTATCCCGCGCGTTGCGGCCACTGTTGCGCCGGGGATCTTCCGCTGTGTTTTCGCGCACAGATTCCTGTGGTCTTGATCTGGACGCAGAAATACGTTGGGCGGAACCTGACTTAGGTACTGGTGAGGTGCCTGCGTGGCAGTTTTCCAAGCTTGTCGACGGCAGCACCCGCGTTGTTGCGCTCTCCGCCGCTAGCCGGCAGGTAGGAACAATCAATCCGATCCTGGAAATCGCGGAATACGTGCATGATTCCTCCCGTGCGTGGGTGCTTGTCGACGCCACCCCACTTGCTGGGCATCGCCCGATCACGAGGGAAGCATTAGGCGCGGACATCATAAGCGTGGACTGTGAGGCCTTCGGTGGGCCACAGGTTGCCGCCCTGGCGTTCCGTGACACCACGATGTTTCCTCGCATAGATATGGAAGTGTTTGATACGCCTGTTGCCGCTGGCCTTGCCGCGGGAGTATCCGCAGCCGTAGATTACCTTGCTGATCTCGACGAGGACGCCCGGGGAACTCGTCGTTACCGCTTGGCGCAGGGTGTGGAGTCCGCGGCAAATTATCTGGGGTGGTTGGGGACCTATCTTGTGGATTCCATCGAATCGCTTCCCAACACCCACGTCTTTGGCGTGACCGGTGAAGCCGCCGCAGGTTCGGACGTGGATCGGATCCCACACGCCACATTCTGTATCAACGGCGTTCCGGCCGACATGATCCAGCAGCGGCTGATAAACAATGGATTGGTGGCCACGGTGGCTGAGGCCGACCCCCTTCTCACCGCGATGGGGGTCGGCGATACTAAGGGGGCCATCTCCGTTGGATTGGGGCCTTATAACACGGTCGCGGATGTTGATCAGCTCATCCGCGTTGTGGCGAGCTTGGCCTAG
- a CDS encoding NAD(P)H-quinone oxidoreductase, which produces MKAIIIDENKQLSYQDVADPQLESGCALIRVKASGVNRADLLQAAGHYPPPPGESKILGLECAGVVEDPGDTSWKKGDKVACLLAGGGYAELAVVPEGQLMPIPAGYSFAQAAAIVEVACTVWSNIGMLTGLKPEHTILIHGGAGGIGTFAIQMAKHIGATVAVTAGSTEKLEVCRELGADILINYREQDFAEILKNKCDRILDIMGAKYLDQNVRALAMDGHQVTIGMQGGVKGELNIGRLLSKRGTISATALRARDRADKARIVADTVKNIWPLLESGRISHRIHATLPLSQAQKAHELLDSGEVSGTLVLLADAPS; this is translated from the coding sequence ATGAAGGCAATCATCATCGATGAGAACAAGCAATTGTCGTATCAAGACGTCGCCGATCCGCAGCTAGAATCTGGTTGTGCCCTGATTCGGGTTAAGGCCAGCGGAGTTAATCGTGCAGACCTACTGCAGGCTGCGGGACATTACCCACCACCCCCTGGAGAATCGAAGATTCTGGGACTTGAGTGCGCTGGCGTTGTGGAGGATCCAGGCGATACTTCGTGGAAGAAGGGTGACAAGGTTGCCTGCCTTTTGGCCGGTGGCGGCTATGCGGAGCTCGCTGTGGTCCCTGAGGGACAGCTCATGCCGATTCCTGCTGGTTATTCCTTTGCCCAGGCCGCGGCGATCGTTGAAGTCGCGTGTACCGTGTGGTCGAATATCGGCATGCTGACTGGTCTCAAGCCGGAGCACACGATCCTCATTCATGGCGGTGCCGGCGGAATCGGCACGTTTGCTATTCAGATGGCCAAACATATCGGCGCCACGGTGGCGGTCACGGCGGGTTCCACGGAAAAACTTGAGGTGTGTCGCGAGCTCGGCGCGGACATCCTGATCAATTATCGTGAGCAGGATTTCGCGGAGATTCTCAAGAACAAGTGCGACCGCATTTTGGACATCATGGGAGCCAAGTATCTTGACCAGAATGTCCGTGCACTAGCCATGGATGGGCATCAGGTCACCATCGGGATGCAGGGCGGGGTGAAGGGCGAGCTAAATATCGGCCGGTTGCTAAGCAAACGCGGAACAATCTCGGCCACAGCTTTGCGTGCGCGCGATCGTGCAGACAAGGCTCGGATAGTTGCTGACACGGTGAAGAACATCTGGCCGTTGCTGGAATCAGGCAGAATCTCCCACCGCATCCATGCCACACTGCCGCTGTCGCAGGCTCAAAAAGCTCATGAGTTGCTGGATTCCGGCGAGGTGTCCGGAACGCTTGTTTTGCTTGCCGACGCCCCCAGCTAG
- the hisC gene encoding histidinol-phosphate transaminase: MIREDLAQIPTYVPGHHADHTLKLSSNEVAFGPLPGAAEAMAKAITTVNRYPDMGAEEIRERLAEHLGLDAQQVAVGCGSSALCQQLVQISAGPGDEVIFPWRSFEAYPIFVHVTGATPVAVPLKEGFNDLDAMAAAITENTRLIFVCNPNNPTGTLISQDAFLAFMNKVPSNVLVALDEAYIEYVRAEDTPLATEFIHAYPNLIGLRTFSKAFGLAGIRIGYAFGSPSLIEALNKVALPFGVNTVAQAGAIASLENLDELMERTEEVVLNRDRVAEHVGAGHSQTNFVWIPADSRPESPTDIAEQLHNHDVIVRAFPEGVRITVTNSEETDRLLAAWDASFS; this comes from the coding sequence ATGATCCGAGAAGATTTAGCGCAGATTCCTACATACGTTCCAGGCCATCATGCAGACCATACGTTAAAACTTTCTAGCAACGAGGTAGCTTTTGGCCCACTTCCCGGCGCAGCGGAAGCAATGGCAAAAGCCATCACTACCGTTAACCGTTACCCAGATATGGGCGCTGAGGAGATCAGAGAACGGTTGGCTGAACATCTCGGTTTAGATGCCCAACAAGTAGCAGTGGGCTGTGGTTCTTCTGCTCTGTGTCAACAATTAGTTCAGATTTCCGCAGGCCCAGGCGATGAGGTGATTTTCCCTTGGCGCAGCTTCGAGGCCTACCCCATTTTCGTGCATGTGACTGGCGCTACGCCGGTAGCCGTGCCCCTTAAAGAGGGCTTCAACGATCTTGACGCCATGGCCGCGGCCATCACAGAAAATACTCGGCTCATTTTCGTGTGCAACCCCAATAATCCAACGGGCACTCTCATATCGCAAGACGCGTTCCTAGCATTCATGAACAAGGTCCCAAGCAATGTGCTTGTTGCGCTTGATGAGGCCTATATCGAGTACGTCCGCGCAGAGGATACGCCTCTTGCTACAGAGTTTATCCACGCCTACCCCAACCTCATAGGTCTCCGAACCTTCTCTAAAGCTTTTGGTTTGGCTGGCATCCGAATCGGTTACGCTTTTGGCTCTCCAAGCCTCATTGAGGCGCTCAATAAAGTCGCTCTCCCCTTCGGCGTTAACACCGTTGCTCAGGCGGGCGCAATCGCCTCATTAGAAAACCTCGACGAGCTCATGGAGCGCACTGAAGAGGTAGTGCTCAATCGCGACCGCGTAGCCGAGCATGTCGGTGCAGGCCACTCTCAAACCAATTTTGTGTGGATTCCTGCAGATTCCCGCCCCGAGTCTCCCACTGACATAGCTGAGCAGCTCCACAACCATGACGTGATCGTCCGCGCATTCCCTGAGGGAGTCCGAATCACCGTGACCAATAGCGAGGAAACGGATCGCCTTCTTGCTGCCTGGGATGCAAGCTTCTCATAA
- a CDS encoding SLC13 family permease, which produces MSTPITHESSEHALAEDAEVRDQSERRRQIIGLFVGLVLAALVYLIFPESSVDVVSSADSKGSYTHGALRITAAVAVLMGAWWMTEAIPLAATALVPLVAFPLLQVIEFSKISAPYASPTIFLFMGGFILALGMQRWNLHRRLALSVVLLVGTKPKQLVAGFMLATGFLSMWVSNTATAVVMLPIGVSVLQLTAESVGGMRAQKKFATSLMLAIAYSASIGSLGTIIGTPPNALLVAYMAESHDIHIGFGTWMLVGVPLALVYMVIAWFILVTVFKPEVDTIPGGRALIKEELHKMGAMKFGEAATAVIFASAALAWVFVPLVIKWMGWKVSIADAVIGLVASMLLFLIPADRKTGTRLMDWKTANELPWDVLLLFGGGLALSKMFSESGLSLWIGETAKGLGVLPLILLIGAIAALVLILTEFTSNTATAATFLPIMAGVAVGIGLNANGDQNILLLTIPVALSATCAFMLPVATPPNAIAYSSGFVKIGDMVKGGVWLNLIGIILVTLVTYFLAIPVFDIVL; this is translated from the coding sequence GTGAGTACCCCCATTACGCATGAGTCTTCAGAACACGCGTTGGCTGAAGATGCAGAAGTCCGCGATCAAAGTGAACGCCGTCGCCAGATTATTGGCCTCTTTGTTGGTCTGGTGCTTGCAGCGCTGGTGTATCTGATTTTCCCTGAGTCTTCTGTAGACGTGGTGAGTTCTGCCGATTCCAAGGGCTCCTATACTCACGGTGCATTGAGGATCACAGCCGCAGTCGCGGTTTTGATGGGGGCTTGGTGGATGACTGAAGCCATTCCGCTAGCGGCTACGGCTCTGGTGCCGCTGGTTGCGTTCCCTTTGTTGCAGGTCATTGAGTTCTCTAAGATCTCGGCACCGTATGCCTCGCCAACGATTTTCTTGTTTATGGGTGGCTTTATCTTGGCGCTTGGAATGCAGCGTTGGAATCTGCATCGTCGTCTGGCTTTGAGCGTAGTTCTGCTGGTTGGTACTAAGCCCAAGCAGCTTGTCGCTGGTTTCATGCTGGCAACTGGCTTCTTATCCATGTGGGTGTCTAATACTGCAACGGCCGTAGTGATGCTTCCCATTGGCGTCTCTGTTCTTCAGCTCACTGCAGAATCCGTTGGCGGAATGCGTGCGCAGAAGAAGTTTGCCACGAGTCTGATGCTGGCGATCGCCTATTCTGCGTCGATAGGCTCATTGGGAACGATCATTGGTACGCCTCCGAATGCGCTGCTGGTGGCGTATATGGCAGAAAGCCATGATATTCACATTGGTTTTGGTACGTGGATGCTTGTGGGCGTGCCACTTGCCCTGGTGTACATGGTCATCGCATGGTTTATCTTGGTCACCGTATTTAAGCCGGAAGTGGACACGATTCCTGGCGGCCGAGCGCTGATCAAGGAAGAGCTGCACAAGATGGGGGCGATGAAGTTCGGTGAAGCCGCCACGGCTGTCATCTTCGCAAGCGCAGCCCTTGCATGGGTTTTTGTTCCGCTGGTTATTAAGTGGATGGGGTGGAAGGTCTCCATTGCGGATGCCGTGATCGGTTTGGTTGCCTCGATGCTACTGTTCTTGATCCCCGCGGATCGTAAGACGGGTACCCGTTTGATGGATTGGAAGACCGCTAATGAGCTTCCTTGGGATGTGTTGTTGTTGTTCGGTGGTGGCTTGGCATTGTCCAAGATGTTCTCGGAGTCGGGACTGTCTCTGTGGATTGGTGAGACGGCTAAGGGGCTGGGAGTCTTGCCATTGATCCTGCTCATCGGCGCTATTGCCGCACTGGTGCTCATCCTTACGGAATTTACGTCCAATACCGCAACTGCGGCGACCTTCCTGCCGATTATGGCTGGTGTGGCAGTGGGCATTGGGCTGAATGCGAATGGTGATCAGAATATTCTTCTGCTTACCATCCCGGTTGCGCTCTCGGCGACCTGTGCGTTTATGCTTCCGGTGGCAACCCCACCCAACGCGATCGCGTATAGCTCTGGCTTTGTAAAGATCGGCGACATGGTCAAGGGTGGCGTGTGGCTGAACTTGATCGGGATCATCCTGGTTACTCTGGTGACCTATTTCTTGGCTATCCCGGTCTTTGACATAGTTCTCTAG
- a CDS encoding PRD domain-containing protein, protein MPELIIRRVLSNNAVLAAENCSEAGERILVGKGIGFSKKPGDYVEHGGGSREYVELSEQHRALLEGLSSIDGATFHVISASIDVASDVLGKLHPSVYLILAEHLSFAVQRVGRGETIRNSLVVEIKAVVPEEFSAAELVVNYLNTHLDSIVLPIDEAAFIALHLHAARTGGTVKQPLAVANAIGQVTAKAHRLLRTPAEAGNDALSMELALAYQRLQRKQLRHNVLLASVEKLLPHEYAVAAELLTDLSGEPQLPLSARGEAAFLAVFLHGWTQENVNKEKG, encoded by the coding sequence ATGCCTGAGCTAATTATTCGCCGCGTGCTAAGCAATAATGCTGTGCTCGCTGCGGAGAACTGCTCAGAGGCGGGGGAGCGGATTCTGGTGGGGAAGGGCATAGGGTTTTCTAAAAAACCGGGGGACTACGTCGAACACGGCGGTGGGAGCCGGGAGTATGTGGAGCTTAGCGAGCAGCATCGTGCTCTTCTAGAGGGGCTGAGCAGCATTGATGGCGCTACTTTCCACGTTATTTCGGCGAGTATTGATGTTGCCTCTGACGTCCTAGGCAAACTACATCCCAGTGTGTATCTGATTCTTGCGGAGCATCTGTCTTTTGCCGTTCAGCGGGTTGGACGGGGTGAAACTATCCGTAACTCCCTGGTTGTAGAGATCAAAGCGGTGGTTCCGGAGGAGTTTTCGGCCGCCGAGCTGGTGGTCAACTATCTGAATACACACCTTGATTCGATTGTGCTGCCTATCGACGAAGCCGCGTTTATCGCCCTCCACCTCCACGCGGCCCGCACCGGAGGCACTGTGAAACAACCCCTTGCCGTGGCAAACGCGATTGGACAAGTGACGGCAAAAGCGCACCGGCTACTCCGCACTCCTGCGGAAGCTGGGAATGACGCGCTGTCTATGGAGCTGGCCCTGGCTTATCAACGTCTCCAGCGCAAGCAATTGCGCCACAACGTACTGCTGGCGAGCGTCGAAAAGCTATTGCCGCATGAATATGCGGTCGCGGCGGAGTTGCTTACCGACTTATCAGGCGAGCCGCAGCTCCCGCTGTCCGCGCGTGGGGAGGCTGCGTTCCTCGCGGTGTTTTTACATGGCTGGACACAAGAAAACGTAAACAAAGAGAAGGGATAG